The following proteins are encoded in a genomic region of Alphaproteobacteria bacterium:
- a CDS encoding NUDIX hydrolase, with product MDNEIIQHIGNNQDIRALFKAAERLNCDPASYYLDRRGHLVVPGEDVAPEARTAIYARVRYKNSILFAWPKFGNGFADLPGGGIEAQEVRPVALAREWWEETGLAMPFTPIRVPDGHYEQRLNFYAEDANRFLQDYHQIFVAYDDPGNIPHGFLARERWSTPEGDVSWVPIDQIRHTPINRAHWPAITSLVPELRGVELAPASRFPRKLSPTAGQVSAYAPTPWG from the coding sequence ATGGACAACGAAATCATTCAGCATATCGGCAACAATCAGGATATCCGCGCGCTGTTCAAGGCCGCGGAAAGACTGAATTGCGATCCGGCGAGTTACTATCTCGACCGGCGCGGCCATCTGGTCGTGCCGGGCGAAGATGTCGCGCCCGAAGCGCGCACCGCGATTTATGCCCGCGTCCGCTACAAAAACAGCATCCTGTTCGCATGGCCGAAATTCGGCAACGGGTTCGCCGACCTTCCCGGCGGCGGCATCGAGGCCCAGGAAGTCCGTCCCGTGGCCTTGGCCCGCGAATGGTGGGAGGAAACCGGCCTTGCGATGCCTTTTACGCCGATACGCGTTCCCGACGGCCATTACGAGCAGCGGCTTAATTTTTATGCCGAGGACGCCAATAGATTCCTGCAAGACTATCACCAGATTTTCGTCGCCTATGACGACCCCGGCAATATCCCGCACGGTTTCCTGGCGCGGGAACGCTGGTCCACGCCCGAAGGCGACGTAAGCTGGGTGCCGATCGACCAGATCAGGCATACGCCGATCAATCGCGCCCACTGGCCCGCCATCACCAGCCTGGTGCCGGAACTGCGTGGCGTCGAGCTCGCGCCCGCGAGCCGGTTTCCGCGCAAGCTCTCGCCGACGGCGGGACAGGTTTCCGCCTACGCGCCCACGCCGTGGGGCTAG